In Rosa chinensis cultivar Old Blush chromosome 1, RchiOBHm-V2, whole genome shotgun sequence, a genomic segment contains:
- the LOC112182744 gene encoding uncharacterized protein LOC112182744 isoform X2, translating to MRAHGIGDESGQIDDDDDPPSDWEDKIGGGNNVPSTNNKCMYALRTNPNRLKTCRNCENCGKEFLSWKSFLEHGKCSSSIDAAESLVSSPDYEDDRRGCSGWSKRKRSLRAKVGTFGNSHCPSSEEEDLANCLMMLSNATVDPMEAEPEESCASASKEEERIRNPMNNYMAPISRGVVVDNNKAKGIANKGLFECKACKKVFNSHQALGGHRASHKKVKGCFAARLDHLEDSMADDDVITHEEFFPSKPNSSLQFDHGSNGPSSAYTSKRKSKVHECSICHRIFSSGQALGGHKRCHWITSNAAPDTSTLAKFHEFQESMEQQMMNQQRPKFDTTSDPLDLKLDLNLPAPAADENGGGGGRRDRPITNPNPSSLEVSTDFFLQSWVGTKEEDNLHHRLHSHNQIDNDNNIINNDEYNVDNNNNSSGSMQNVVDEADSKVKLAKLSELKDINTSGSSSPWLQVGLGSTTNVAADP from the coding sequence ATGAGGGCGCATGGAATCGGCGATGAGAGCGGCCAGattgacgacgacgacgacccGCCCAGCGATTGGGAGGACAAAATCGGCGGAGGCAACAACGTGCCTTCTACCAACAACAAATGCATGTACGCCTTAAGAACAAACCCTAATCGCTTGAAGACTTGCCGGAATTGCGAAAATTGTGGCAAGGAGTTCTTATCCTGGAAATCATTTCTCGAACACGGAAAATGCAGTAGCTCCATCGATGCAGCGGAGTCTTTGGTCTCATCACCGGATTACGAAGACGACAGGAGAGGGTGCAGCGGGTGGTCTAAAAGAAAGAGATCCTTGAGAGCAAAAGTGGGTACGTTTGGTAATTCACATTGCCCATcaagtgaggaagaagatctaGCCAACTGCTTAATGATGTTATCTAATGCAACCGTTGATCCTATGGAAGCTGAACCAGAAGAATCTTGTGCTTCAGctagcaaagaagaagaacgaaTTCGAAACCCTATGAATAATTATATGGCTCCGATTTCCCGTGGGGTGGTCGTAGACAACAACAAGGCAAAAGGGATCGCTAATAAAGGTTTGTTCGAATGCAAAGCATGCAAGAAAGTTTTTAATTCTCATCAAGCCTTGGGTGGTCATAGGGCCAGCCACAAGAAGGTTAAGGGCTGCTTTGCTGCCCGCCTCGACCACCTCGAAGATAGTATGGCAGACGACGACGTTATTACCCACGAAGAGTTCTTCCCTTCGAAACCAAACTCAAGTTTACAGTTCGACCACGGGTCTAATGGCCCATCGTCAGCCTATACCTCCAAGAGAAAATCGAAGGTGCACGAGTGCTCCATATGCCACCGGATTTTCTCTTCGGGGCAGGCGTTGGGCGGGCACAAGCGGTGTCATTGGATCACGTCTAACGCAGCCCCGGACACGTCCACTTTGGCCAAGTTCCATGAGTTTCAAGAAAGCATGGAGCAGCAAATGATGAACCAACAAAGGCCTAAGTTTGATACCACTTCTGATCCACTCGATCTCAAGCTTGATCTAAACCTTCCCGCTCCCGCTGCGGATGAGaatggcggaggaggaggaagaagagatcgTCCGAttacaaatccaaatccatcAAGCCTAGAGGTGTCtacagatttttttttacaGTCTTGGGTGGGGACAAAAGAGGAGGACAATCTCCATCATCGTCTTCACTCCCACAACCAAATTGACAACGACAACAACATTATTAACAACGACGAATATAATGTTGATAACAACAATAATAGCAGTGGCTCAATGCAGAATGTGGTGGATGAAGCAGACAGTAAGGTAAAGTTAGCAAAGCTAAGTGAACTAAAGGATATCAACACAAGTGGGAGTTCCTCGCCATGGTTGCAAGTGGGGCTTGGTTCAACAACTAATGTTGCAGCTGACCCGTAA
- the LOC112182744 gene encoding zinc finger protein ZAT1 isoform X1, translating to MALIVDQQSNFKHFCKICKKGFGCGRALGGHMRAHGIGDESGQIDDDDDPPSDWEDKIGGGNNVPSTNNKCMYALRTNPNRLKTCRNCENCGKEFLSWKSFLEHGKCSSSIDAAESLVSSPDYEDDRRGCSGWSKRKRSLRAKVGTFGNSHCPSSEEEDLANCLMMLSNATVDPMEAEPEESCASASKEEERIRNPMNNYMAPISRGVVVDNNKAKGIANKGLFECKACKKVFNSHQALGGHRASHKKVKGCFAARLDHLEDSMADDDVITHEEFFPSKPNSSLQFDHGSNGPSSAYTSKRKSKVHECSICHRIFSSGQALGGHKRCHWITSNAAPDTSTLAKFHEFQESMEQQMMNQQRPKFDTTSDPLDLKLDLNLPAPAADENGGGGGRRDRPITNPNPSSLEVSTDFFLQSWVGTKEEDNLHHRLHSHNQIDNDNNIINNDEYNVDNNNNSSGSMQNVVDEADSKVKLAKLSELKDINTSGSSSPWLQVGLGSTTNVAADP from the coding sequence ATGGCTCTGATTGTTGACCAGCAATCAAACTTCAAACACTTCTGTAAAATCTGCAAGAAAGGATTCGGGTGTGGAAGAGCGCTGGGAGGGCACATGAGGGCGCATGGAATCGGCGATGAGAGCGGCCAGattgacgacgacgacgacccGCCCAGCGATTGGGAGGACAAAATCGGCGGAGGCAACAACGTGCCTTCTACCAACAACAAATGCATGTACGCCTTAAGAACAAACCCTAATCGCTTGAAGACTTGCCGGAATTGCGAAAATTGTGGCAAGGAGTTCTTATCCTGGAAATCATTTCTCGAACACGGAAAATGCAGTAGCTCCATCGATGCAGCGGAGTCTTTGGTCTCATCACCGGATTACGAAGACGACAGGAGAGGGTGCAGCGGGTGGTCTAAAAGAAAGAGATCCTTGAGAGCAAAAGTGGGTACGTTTGGTAATTCACATTGCCCATcaagtgaggaagaagatctaGCCAACTGCTTAATGATGTTATCTAATGCAACCGTTGATCCTATGGAAGCTGAACCAGAAGAATCTTGTGCTTCAGctagcaaagaagaagaacgaaTTCGAAACCCTATGAATAATTATATGGCTCCGATTTCCCGTGGGGTGGTCGTAGACAACAACAAGGCAAAAGGGATCGCTAATAAAGGTTTGTTCGAATGCAAAGCATGCAAGAAAGTTTTTAATTCTCATCAAGCCTTGGGTGGTCATAGGGCCAGCCACAAGAAGGTTAAGGGCTGCTTTGCTGCCCGCCTCGACCACCTCGAAGATAGTATGGCAGACGACGACGTTATTACCCACGAAGAGTTCTTCCCTTCGAAACCAAACTCAAGTTTACAGTTCGACCACGGGTCTAATGGCCCATCGTCAGCCTATACCTCCAAGAGAAAATCGAAGGTGCACGAGTGCTCCATATGCCACCGGATTTTCTCTTCGGGGCAGGCGTTGGGCGGGCACAAGCGGTGTCATTGGATCACGTCTAACGCAGCCCCGGACACGTCCACTTTGGCCAAGTTCCATGAGTTTCAAGAAAGCATGGAGCAGCAAATGATGAACCAACAAAGGCCTAAGTTTGATACCACTTCTGATCCACTCGATCTCAAGCTTGATCTAAACCTTCCCGCTCCCGCTGCGGATGAGaatggcggaggaggaggaagaagagatcgTCCGAttacaaatccaaatccatcAAGCCTAGAGGTGTCtacagatttttttttacaGTCTTGGGTGGGGACAAAAGAGGAGGACAATCTCCATCATCGTCTTCACTCCCACAACCAAATTGACAACGACAACAACATTATTAACAACGACGAATATAATGTTGATAACAACAATAATAGCAGTGGCTCAATGCAGAATGTGGTGGATGAAGCAGACAGTAAGGTAAAGTTAGCAAAGCTAAGTGAACTAAAGGATATCAACACAAGTGGGAGTTCCTCGCCATGGTTGCAAGTGGGGCTTGGTTCAACAACTAATGTTGCAGCTGACCCGTAA
- the LOC112167077 gene encoding uncharacterized protein LOC112167077, with protein MAQCEWCMLTRRTAQGNLTPLDSEIERTCKSNRKQTKETSLPIDDTTAGSTSSQGEEDEKTPPNSPALSIHEEEEEPLRLDMALKDAFVPTASESPSCIAYTPPGNQAFSIPVQLLNSLPKYSGTPSEDPNVHIREFLDICKLQTIQNIQPEGLRLLLFPFSLKDDAKRWLYSLPAGIIITWDEMVKKFLKQYFPAQLTKRLRREIQNFTQKDGDTLYEAWEEFQELQRKCPHHNFSLNDLVQFFYDGLDIANRGSVDSACGGTFMNKTGQEAYNLIDDLADNNRQFYTRDKRTRGRGVYEVDSQNQMVAVERKLDMLMNALGNGIKATPQVCSICSYSDHTTDRCPMSSLYEEQVNYMGQQRPKYDPYSNTYNPGWKDHPNFR; from the exons atggcacAATGTGAATG GTGTATGCTTACTCGTAGAACTGCTCAAGGCAATCTTACCCCATTGGATTCAGAGATAGAACGCACTTGCAAGTCGAATAGGAAGCAAACGAAAGAAACTAGTTTGCCAATTGACGACACAACGGCAGGTTCTACTTCTTCACAAGGGGAGGAGGACGAGAAAACACCACCAAACTCACCTGCACTTTCAATTCacgaggaggaagaggaaccCCTAAGACTCGACATGGCATTGAAGGATGCTTTTGTTCCGACAGCTTCGGAATCCCCCTCATGCATAGCTTACACACCACCGGGCAATCAAGCCTTCTCCATTCCTGTGCAGCTCCTTAACTCACTACCTAAGTACTCTGGCACACCATCTGAGGATCCTAATGTTCACATTAGGGAATTCTTAGATATTTGCAAGCTGCAAACCATTCAGAACATCCAACCAGAAGGACTCAGGTTACTTctatttcccttttctttaaaAGATGATGCAAAACGTTGGTTGTACTCGTTACCTGCAGGTATCATCATAACTTGGGATGAAATGGTTAAGAAGTTTTTGAAACAATATTTCCCCGCTCAACTGACAAAACGACTAAGGAGGGAGATTCAAAACTTCACACAAAAGGATGGAGATACACTATATGAGGCATGGGAGGAATTTCAGGAGTTGCAGAGGAAGTGTCCCCATCACAACTTCAGTCTGAATGACCTTGTCCAATTTTTCTATGATGGATTGGACATAGCTAATAGGGGCAGCGTTGATTCTGCATGTGGAGGGACTTTCATGAATAAAACCGGTCAAGAAGCATATAATCTGATTGATGATTTGGCCGACAACAATAGACAATTCTACACAAGGGATAAACGTACAAGAGGACGTGGAGTGTATGAAGTCGATTCACAGAACCAAATGGTGGCTGTGGAAAGAAAGCTTGACATGTTAATGAATGCCTTAGGCAATGGCATTAAGGCAACACCTCAGGTATGCTCTATTTGTTCCTATTCTGATCATACTACTGATAGATGTCCTATGTCTTCTTTGTATGAGGAACAGGTGAATTATATGGGGCAACAAAGGCCCAAATATGACCCTTACTCAAACACGTACAATCCGGGATGGAAGGATCACCCAAACTTCCGTTGA